In Zingiber officinale cultivar Zhangliang chromosome 1A, Zo_v1.1, whole genome shotgun sequence, the DNA window AAACACACTTCCAAAGGATGTTTACTCAATGAGAAAGTTGTTAAAACCATTTGATTTAGGATATGAGAAGATTCATGCATGCCCACATGACTGTTGTCTTTTTAGAAAGGAGCTTAAAGATTTGGACTCATGTCCAAAGTGTGGTTCTTCAAGATGGAAGGTAGACAAAGTCACCACCAAAGTTTGTAAAGGAGTTCCTGAAAAGGTGCTACGGTATTTTCCTGTGATACCAAGATTGAAAAGGATGTTTAAATCAGAACAAAAGGCTGAAGACTTGATTTGGCATTCCAACCATAAAAGTCATGATCATATGATGCGTCATCCAGTTGATTCAATAGCTTGGGATACGATAAATCATAAGTGGCCAGCTTTTGCATCAGATCCTAGAAATCTCCGGCTTGGTCTTGCAACAGATGGATTCAACCCTTTTGGTGATCTTAGTTctagatatagttgttggccagttattttaGTAAATTACAACCTTCCTCCGTTGATGTGCATGGCGAAGGAAAATCTTATGTTGACATTATTGATTCCAGGCCCGAAGCAACCAGGAAATGATATAGATGTATACTTGGAACCCCTAGTGGAGGATTTGAAGGAGTTATGGGACATTGGTGTGGAGACGTATGATGCATTTAGCAAGTCAGTGTTCAATATGAAAGCTATTTTGatgtggacaatcaatgattttccagcTTATGGAAACTTAGCTGGATGTGCCACAAAAGGGAAATTTGGTTGCCCAATATGTGGTGAAGGCATATCTTCTATGTGGCTTAAGTATAGTAGAAAGTTTGCATATTTAGGGCATAGGAGATTTCTTGCTCCTAATCATCCATTCCGTCAGAAGAAGAAGTGGTTTGATGGGAATAAAGAGACAAAAGGAAAACCTAGGCCTCTGAATGGATTAGAAATTCTTAATGTATTGAAAGACATTGAAAATgactggggtaaaaagaaaatgggTAAAGATATCAATAatacaaagaaaaagaggaaggagCGTGATGGTTCAAAAAAAGTTCAAAAACCAGTTCAAATGTGGAAGAAGAagtcaatatttttcaatttgcCATAATGGAGTGTAAGTTATTTTGCACTCTATTAAttgtattttataaattttttatattttatgcacAATTTATTTTGAATCTTGAACTAATATATGAAATGTGTTGATGGTTAAACTTGTAGGGGCTCCTGCTACGTCATAACTTAGATGTTATGaatgttgaaaagaatgtttGCGAGAATATCATAGGTACAATGTTAAACTTAAAGAAAAAATCAAAAGATGGTGTTAACGCTCGCAAAGATTTGAGGAACTTAAATATTAGAAAAGAATTACATcctcaagaaaaaggagaaaacatGTATCACTTGCCGGCTGCACCTTACACATTGTCTAAAAAAGAAATGGACGTATTTTGTTCTAggttgaagaaaataaagttacCTGATGGTTATAGCTCAAATATTGGTAACTGTGTTTCTTTAGAAGAACGAAAGCTTATTGGGTTGAAATCTCATTATTGTCATGTTCTTATGCAACAATTGCTTTCAGTAGCATTGAGAAGTCTTTTACCAAAAGGTCCACGTAATGCTATATTTTTGCTTTGTGCATTTTACAATGAGTTATGTCAAAGAGTGTTAGATAGGAACCGTCTAGAACAACTCGAAGAGAATATTGCTGAAACTTTATGCATGTTGGAGAGGTACTTTCCACCAGCTTTCTTTACCATCTCTGTTCATTTGACAATTCATTTAGCAAGAGAGGCTCGCCTATGTGGGCCAGTTCAATTCcgctggatgtatccatttgaaaggtaataaaTAATAATCTATCTTTTTACTACTTTAATATCATACAACAACTTAGATTTTTCTATCAACATTTatttcatgtgatttttaattatttagatttatgaaaatGCTTAAAGGCTATGTGAAGAACCGAGCAAGGTCAGAGGGTTGCATAGCTAAGTGTTACCTTGCAGAAGAACGAATGCGATTTTGTAGTGCTTATATAAAAAAAGCTGCTTGTATTGGTCTCCGATCTAATCAGAATGACGATTTGGAAAATGGAGTAGTGGAAGGTCGCCCCATTTCTCAAGGaaaagaaattattttagaagaacaTTTGTTATAAGCAGCACATCGATATGTGTTGTTCAATACTGCAGAAATTGATCCTTACATACAGTGAGTATTAAATTGCAACCCTAATATTCTTGGTGTATTGCATGATTCATATATTTTAACAATCACTTTTCAATGATTTTAAATAGGATgcacattgaggagcttaaacaaATAGATCGTCGTTTCTCAAGTAATGAAACACTGTTACAAAAACGACATATGGAAACATTTACTCAATGGTTATCAAAACATGTTCTTGATAACTCTTCAGATTGAATTCAATGGCTAGCACATGGTCCAAGAAAGcatgttatatcatatacagGTTATATTATAAATGGACATCGGTTCCACACAATTGATGTTGGAAGGTCGACACAAGATAGTGGTGTTTCAGTTGAAGCTGATACTATTTGGCAATCTAGTTCTACTGATTCACATACAGTAGGAAGACAATCGTACTATGGGGTTATACGAGATATTGTGTTACTAGACTATTATTTTTCCAAAGTACCTATTTATAGGTGTGATTGGGCTAATCCTGGAACTGGTATCAAAATGGATGATGGTTTTACACTTGTCAACTTACACCAAGGACTAAGGACTTTTGAAAATGATCCTTTCATTTTAGAATCACAAGCAAAGCAAGTTTTCTATTCTAGGGaaaatgatgaatcaaattggtatgTATTGCTAAAAGCGCCACCTCGAGGTATTCATAACATGGATTTGCTTGAAGAGGATGCATATACATCATCAAAACCTCTTGATGTGTCTAGACTTAAGATTAACATTACTGAGAAAGAACCATATTCCAGAAATGAGTGTGAGGGAATTGATGTTATTGATATCCCATGACTGAACTTTTCAGATGTAGATTTATAGttatttatttcaacaaataaatgttcttttcaaactccacttctctttaTTTACTTTTGCAATATATTTTTGTTCTAGTTTACAATATTTCAGTGGTGCATCATGTCATATTACATATTTTATCAGGTCATTATTTAGCATTCAAATGATGAAAAAAATGGGCAAAAAATGCAGTAGAGAATCTATAGTTGAAGTTCAGGTGATATATTGTAATCCTTTTTTAATTCTTGGTTTATTTTAATAAGTACACTTATGCATTTCAACATCTCTTTATGCTATTTTGTAGGAAAAAATTGTTAATCAACTATCGAGAATGGACTCTAACACTGCCTCTGATTCTTCACAACCTTTGCATGGTAAAGAGTCGGTTGATGACAGTAAAATTGATGGGAAAAAGGGACGAGGTCCATCAAAGTTGATGTTGGTTAGTGGCCAACAAAATCCCAAAGTGCTAGAGTGTAATGAGTTCGGACAACCAATTGGAGATAATTCGGTGAAGTATGCATCTTTTCTTGGTTGTATGGTAAAAGAATTTGTTCCATATACATTGGATGGATGGAATGACGTAGATgaagatttgaaaagtaaaatgtGGAGTTGTCTTCAGGTAATGTCATCTATCACTGAATTATTATTTTCCAATTCTATAACAAAATTTAGTCATATATTCATGCTTTATATTTTACAGCTACATTTTAATGTTGAGGAGTGGGAAAAGAAAACAATCTTTCAAAAGTTAGGTAAGTTGTGGCGTGATAGAAAGTCCAGGCTGTAGATACTTATACGAGAAGTTAATACTGGCCAAGCAGCTTCACAAGATCTTAGCCTTTTGAAGCCCGAATTTATGGACCAAAATCAGTGGGACATTTTTGTAAAGAAGACACTGTCACTTTCCTTTCAAGTAAGTATTAATTCACTGTTGTGGACCAAAATCAATAAGTAGTATCATATGCTCACTCACTTTAATCATTTGTAGTAATTTTGGTTAACTATATATTCTAACCTCTCTTCCATTTGTAGTAATTCCGTTACGAATTTGATTTTGTCCATCTTTAGCACCAGATTAGATATTGGTAGTCTGATATTATTTGGCAATCGGTATTAGCTTTAGTATCAGCTTTAGTGTGACAATCTAATCTGGTATTAGCAATCAGCTTTAGTAATATCCGATTGCCACAGTAGTATGTGTTTGCAATCTAATCTGGTAAAGATATTGGTAGTCTTTAGTAATTCCATTAGTGTGACAATCTAATCTGGTGCCATCTTTAGTGCACGGTGCATATACTGCAAGCATGGTTTATTTCAAGCAATTTGCCTCACTTATACTGCAAGCATGGTTTATTTCAAGCATGGTGTATATATTGGAAGGTTGTAGTCTTCCAATATTAGACCAACTTTCAAATCTTATCCATCTGTCCGGATGTATTAGCAAATAAAATTGAACAATATAAAACTACAATACTGCAGCAAGCTTACAGCCTAAGAAGATTTGCCTCACTTGTAGCTGCTCAAGCTTTTCTTGGCTTGGTGGTAGCCAGCTGGGCCTCAGTTTTCTGCACGCTTTTTTTTCCTTGTAAAATAGCGTGCAGCAAAATTGAAGAGTGAAATGAAGATAGAGATTTGTCAAGAATTAACAAACAGAATGCTAGaattttttcttagattttttaaTATCTTAGAATCTGTATCCTTACTATGAATTTTTTCTTAGATTGTTACTGCTCATggttgtatttttccttgttggTTATCTTTTAATTCTCAGGAGAAGAGCGCCAAATTTAGAGAAATGAGGGTAAAACAAGGCCATAATCATACAATGAGCCGGAGAGGTTATGCCCGTTTAGCCAACATGAtggtaaatattattatttatacaaCTTTATGGATAGTTTGTTTTAAAGGTTTCTTATTTAAGCAATGATacatcttttaaatttcttttctaatgatttttttatatattctatATGTTCCAtacttaaggaaaaaaaaaagtccTGCAGATACACCAATTACAAGATCAAAATTTTGGATTGAGgctcacaagaaaaaaaatgggcAACCTAGTAGTGAAGCTGTTGGAGAGAAAATGGTAATAAAACTATctttttgaattttgtaaaacgttagaaaatttttttatttactaaaaaattatttgtttGTTCTATTTGATAGAGAAAAATAGAAGAATGCCCACCTGAATCTTTAAATACAACTAGCATTGTCGATGACGCAATTAGCATTGTATTTGGCAAGGAAGCTCGAGGTAGAGTGCGTGGGTTGGGCTTTGGAATTACACCATCAAAAACTGGAGCTTGCATTCAACAAAATGAAACTATTAAGCAACTTCAAAGTATGATGAATAACTTTcaacaagaaatgcaagaaatgaggtcCATGTTTCTCCAAAGTATGAGGCAACGAAATGATGAAGAACAGGTTAGTAAATTAACCATCATTAGATAAAATAAGTTAAGTATGTATAGTTAAATTATTGGATTTAATTACATGATGACATTACTTGACATAATTTGTGTGTCAAATTAGGTTGCTAGTGGTGGCATTAGTAGCGGTATTGGGAATGATATTGATATCAATGGTGCAAAACAATTTCAGGTAATTATATTCAAATTGTATGCCTTATAAACCAAAAGTCCATTGtttaagcatcatgtcatattaataattttatattgtttAACGATATGCAGGCAAAGCTGAAGAATGTGAATAGTGAAGTTGTCCATGATAATCATAAATGTAAGTTACTTCATTGGTGTGGTGAGGGAGTTGTTGCAGAAGGTCGAGTTGCATCCACAGATCCAAAAGCAAAAGTGCATCACATTCCTCTTGGAGGATCTTGTTGGAAGGTTTGGGTTGATAAAGTTCTGGTGGAGAAGGTAGACTTGATacgaccaaatgatgaaatgttTTATCTCGACGATGCACTAGGAAGCACAGTAGCATGGCTGTCTAAACTTGTAGTTTTGTGTGAGTGAGATAGATTCTACTTATTTGAAAGTCATACATTTTTGTTGGATCCAAATCATGTTACTAAGTGAACTCTTGCTATGTTATGTTAAGTGTGATGCATTTTATGTTTCTGCAAGTTGTGTTTGTTTCTGCATTTTGTGTGTCGACATTTTATGTTTTTGCACATTATGTTTCTGTGTTTTGTGTGTATTATTGCATGTTGTTGATAACTCTAACGGCAGCATGCATTGCATGCCGTGAATACTATCTATTGCGACGTGCATTGCATGTCGTTGATAATCCTAACAACAGCTTGCAATGCATGCCGTGAATACTTCAATTGTAAATTGATAACACTAATGACAGCATGAATTTCACGCCGCGAATAATTGAATTGCAGCGTTTATTGCACGCCATTTATTACCCTAACAACAGCACGCATTGTCCGCCGCGAATTCTTCAATTGCAGCGTTTATTGTATGCCATTGATGGCACTAACAACAGCATGCATTGCACGCCGCGATTACGTCAATTGCAGCATTTATTGCACGCCGTGGATATCTTTAGACTTTCAACAGCTTATCATTGTACAGGACGCAATGCACGCCGTGGATAGCATATTTGCGCGCCGTAAAAAGCTATATTTGTTGTAGtgccactatgtaaacactccttttcagtaactaccgaagaTAGAGAAGCCcaacaatactctcaatacaacaagaaacaaa includes these proteins:
- the LOC122004740 gene encoding uncharacterized protein LOC122004740, with the translated sequence MRHPVDSIAWDTINHKWPAFASDPRNLRLGLATDGFNPFGDLSSRYSCWPVILVNYNLPPLMCMAKENLMLTLLIPGPKQPGNDIDVYLEPLVEDLKELWDIGVETYDAFSKSVFNMKAILMWTINDFPAYGNLAGCATKGKFGCPICGEGISSMWLKYSRKFAYLGHRRFLAPNHPFRQKKKWFDGNKETKGKPRPLNGLEILNVLKDIENDWGKKKMGKDINNTKKKRKERDGSKKGLLLRHNLDVMNVEKNVCENIIGTMLNLKKKSKDGVNARKDLRNLNIRKELHPQEKGENMYHLPAAPYTLSKKEMDVFCSRLKKIKLPDGYSSNIGNCVSLEERKLIGLKSHYCHVLMQQLLSVALRSLLPKGPRNAIFLLCAFYNELCQRVLDRNRLEQLEENIAETLCMLERYFPPAFFTISVHLTIHLAREARLCGPVQFRWMYPFERFMKMLKGYVKNRARSEGCIAKCYLAEERMRFCSAYIKKAACIGLRSNQNDDLENGVVEEIDPYIQMHIEELKQIDRRFSTHGPRKHVISYTGYIINGHRFHTIDVGRSTQDSGVSVEADTIWQSSSTDSHTVGRQSYYGVIRDIVLLDYYFSKVPIYRCDWANPGTGIKMDDGFTLVNLHQGLRTFENDPFILESQAKQVFYSRENDESNWYVLLKAPPRGIHNMDLLEEDAYTSSKPLDVSRLKINITEKEPYSRNECEGIDVIDIP